DNA from Plectropomus leopardus isolate mb unplaced genomic scaffold, YSFRI_Pleo_2.0 unplaced_scaffold2040, whole genome shotgun sequence:
gaaataaatattttttgggatCCTCGTGTTTGTTGACGTTTGGCAGTTTTCCAGAGACGTCGGAGGACTCGTCCTCGCCCGCTGACGGCCGCCGTCTCCAAACACCGACCACGAAACAAACAGCTCAGTTTGTCCTCCAGCTGgagtttgacctctgacctctgccgTCAGCCCTCCTGCTCCTcgcctctcttctctttctccgaGCCGTCGTTTTCACCGTCCCGCTCCTCGCCGGGCTCCGCGCTCTCCTGCCCGCCGTCGGACTCCCTCTGCGGGGCCGCCGGGTCTCTGACGACCCCCTCCATATCCAgctcctcctccgtctcctcctccacgCGGCCCACGGTGTCCGGGATGATCTCCACCTCGATGTCCGACGAGTCCTCGCTCTCCTTGAACCACACCGTCTTCTggccctccttcctcctctgcttgGCGAGGATCGACCTCTTGCTGTACTCGTCCCCGTCCCCGCGGCCCCTCCTGGACGGCCTCACTGACGGGCTCCCCTTGGCGACGTGGTTGGTGTAGACGCCGCAGGAGGAGCAGTGGCGGCTCCGCCTCTCCAGAGGGATGACCCGGCCCCGGCCCTGGGGGAAGGTGCTCCGTCTGGGGACGGCGTTGTTCCAGCGGCGGCCGCGGCTCGAGTCGGTCTCGTTCTGGAAGCCGTCGTTGGTGTACTGCAGCGAGTCTCGGTGTCCGGAGCGCGGCTGCTCGGACTTCAGGCAGGGGCCCAGGCACTGCGGGCAGAGAGGCCCCTCGTTAACACACCGTGAAGCTCGCACGATGTCGAAGTCTGAGCCGCGGATTCTCTGTGTGCAAGCTGAACTCGTGAACCCGCTCGCTCGGTGGATCTCAGCCGGTAAAGATCCATCAATCAGGAGGAACTCTGAACGTACAGCATCGAACCGCCTGACGCTTCAGACGCGACCGCACCGACGTGTCTTCTACGTTCAGACTGCAGATCGGATCTGTTTCTTATATTGGACCCTAAGGACGGTTATTATCAAGCTGAGCTGACCGATCTGAACGGGTTGCCGTGGTAACGATGGAGGCGTCGGTACGTGCGCCGGTGATTACCAACACGGAAGTACGAGCAGCTGAAAAATGGAGGTACAACATTTCGCCATCCAAATACTCGTCGAGATGTTTGGAGCTGCGTTCATGGCGAGCTCCACCGCGCAGCGAGAGGTTTGGCGACATCCGTAAAGCAGTGACCGCCGGGAGCATGAGCGAGTGACGTCATCCGATTTGAACGACCAGAGCATCCGGACCGAAGACGCTTCGGTAGAAATGCAATTTAAACCATTTCAAACCATCCACCACGTGAGGTTCGGATCAGATTAGCAAAAATCAGATTTCACGGTTATTTTCTGTTCAGACTTCGTAAACTCGATCTGGATTCGACAAGAATCAGATTTGGGCCGACGGTCTGAACGAAGCCTTTGTGACGCAGCAGGCGGGTTTCctttaaccctcaaactgcacaaactgaaactgcGAATGCAAAATACGCagaatggaaacacgtcagtt
Protein-coding regions in this window:
- the LOC121965530 gene encoding uncharacterized protein LOC121965530; translation: MALLGLVMAALLVLCLIVIGFLISRLWKGNAGVDKICECLGPCLKSEQPRSGHRDSLQYTNDGFQNETDSSRGRRWNNAVPRRSTFPQGRGRVIPLERRSRHCSSCGVYTNHVAKGSPSVRPSRRGRGDGDEYSKRSILAKQRRKEGQKTVWFKESEDSSDIEVEIIPDTVGRVEEETEEELDMEGVVRDPAAPQRESDGGQESAEPGEERDGENDGSEKEKRGEEQEG